Proteins encoded in a region of the Methyloterricola oryzae genome:
- the cydX gene encoding cytochrome bd-I oxidase subunit CydX produces the protein MWYFTWILGVSFAAAFGVINAMWLESVCDIDTHGIDQSCDSIGRDKA, from the coding sequence ATGTGGTACTTCACCTGGATTCTAGGCGTCAGCTTCGCCGCCGCGTTCGGCGTCATCAATGCCATGTGGCTCGAGTCTGTCTGCGACATCGACACCCACGGCATCGACCAGTCCTGCGACAGTATCGGGCGGGATAAGGCCTGA
- a CDS encoding NAD(P)/FAD-dependent oxidoreductase, translated as MAKIVIIGAGIGGIPMAFEMKENARKEDEVVVIADTPTFHFVPSNPWVAVNWRKPDDIKVELAPVFKKKKITFIQQKVTRIHPEQSQVELADGNAVAYDYLIIATGPKLAFDEIPGLGPEGHTQSVCHVDHAGPSGEFWEGFVKDPGPIIIGAVQGASCFGPAYEYLFIAETDLRKRKIRDKVKMTYVTSEPYIGHLGLGGVGDTRGLLESELRNKHIDWICNAKVDKVEAGMMYVTEYDENGQEK; from the coding sequence ATGGCAAAAATCGTGATCATCGGCGCCGGCATCGGCGGCATCCCCATGGCCTTCGAGATGAAGGAGAACGCGCGCAAGGAAGACGAGGTGGTGGTTATCGCCGACACCCCGACCTTCCATTTCGTGCCGTCCAACCCCTGGGTGGCGGTGAACTGGCGCAAGCCCGACGACATCAAGGTGGAACTGGCGCCGGTGTTCAAGAAGAAAAAGATCACCTTCATCCAGCAGAAGGTGACGCGCATCCACCCGGAGCAGAGCCAGGTGGAACTGGCCGACGGCAACGCGGTGGCTTACGACTACCTGATCATCGCCACCGGCCCCAAGCTGGCCTTCGACGAGATTCCGGGCCTGGGGCCGGAAGGGCATACCCAGTCGGTCTGCCATGTGGACCACGCGGGACCTTCGGGCGAATTCTGGGAGGGCTTCGTCAAGGATCCGGGGCCGATCATCATCGGTGCGGTGCAGGGCGCGTCCTGCTTCGGGCCGGCCTACGAATACCTGTTCATCGCCGAGACGGATTTGCGCAAGCGCAAGATCCGCGACAAGGTGAAGATGACCTATGTCACCTCCGAGCCCTACATCGGCCATCTGGGCCTGGGCGGGGTGGGCGACACCCGTGGCCTGCTGGAGAGCGAGTTGCGCAACAAGCATATCGACTGGATCTGCAACGCCAAGGTGGACAAGGTCGAGGCGGGGATGATGTACGTCACCGAGTACGACGAGAACGGACAGGAAAAG